The DNA segment ACGGCTGCTATGGGATATCGCGCAAACGCCTCGTCCCGGATCGTCTCAAGTTCCCTCACCGCGACCTCCTCGTAGGCCTCGAGTTCCATAACCTCCGTCCCGCCGTCGTCCCTGACGGTGCCGAGGAAGGTGACGAGAGCCCCCATATCGGGCTTCCGCACCCGGTCGATCACGGCATTCACGTCAAAATCGTCTCCTGTTACGCCGATCATTCCAGTCTCCTCCGTCACCCGCCCGCCACCGGCGGGAAGAGGGCGACCTCGTCCCCGTCGGCGAGGGCGAGCGTCATGGCCTCCGCACGCCGCACACGCCTGCCGTTGTGCATCAGGATCACGTATCCCCGGAGTTCTCCGCTCTCTTCAAAGAGCGCCTCCCCGGCCTGCTCCGAGGTCTCGGCGACCACCGCAAGGAGCCGGCTCATCGTCGCTCCTTCGGGAACCTCGAGCGTGAGATCGCCCCCGATGGCCTCCCGCAACCGCGCAAAAGTCCTTACCCGAACCTGCATTCTCCCCCTCCTCAACACCTGCCGTTTCCACACGCTCTGCAGTCATCCTGCCGCTCCACGGGCAGGATCGCCGTCGTGGCGGCCCGCCCGTCCCAGACGAGGAGCCGGCCGGCCAGGAGATCGCCGGTGCCGGTGATGTACTTGATCGCCTCGTTCGCCTGGACGAGCCCGATGATCCCGGGCGTGGTGCCGACAACGGGGATGACATCCTCCCCGGGCGGGGCTACCGGGAATATGCACTCGAGGCAGGCCGTCTTCCCGGGGATGATCGTCGTCGCCTGTCCGTCGAATCCCCTGACCGCCCCGTGGACGAGCGGCACGCTGTTCCGGAGCGCCACCCGGTTGAGGATGTAGCGCGCCGCGAAATTATCGGTGGCGTCGACGATGAGGTCGGCCCCGCCCGCGAGTCGGGCGGCGTTTCCTTCATCGAGGGTTGCCCGGGTGGCGGCGACCGCGATCTCCGGGTTCTGCGCCCGGATCTTCTCGGCCGCCGACTCGACCTTCGCCCGTCCGACGTCGCGTTCGGTATGAAGCACCTGTCGGTTCAGGTTGGTCCGGTCCACGACGTCGCCGTCGACCAGCCGGATCTCACCGATACCGGCGGCAGCAAGGTAGAGGGCGACGGGACAGCCGAGACCGCCGGCCCCGACAATGACGACCCGAGCATTCGCGAGCCGTTCCTGCGCCTCCTCTCCGAAGAGCGCGACCTGCCGCCGATAACGTTCCCGTTCCCGATCCGTGAGCATCTTCTCTCACTCATCCTCGCTGTGGAGAGGCAAACGTTCGCTTCCGCAGATGAATACGCAGTTTATGTGGTGTCCACGGCAATTTGAACGTTGTGATTCCGCGAAGTTGCCTCGGCCCGGGATCTCTGCCGGCGACCGCAACGGGAAACCCCGTAACCGCCACGGACAACCCTCCTCCCGGGAAACGTATATATCCTAGAGGATGGATAATCCGAACGACCCTGCAGACAAGCCGGGCGGTGAGTAGAGCATGACGATAGGGCTTATCGATGATGGGGACGCCTGGGACAGATTCGTAGACGAAAGCGCCTCCGGCCGCCTTTTCCACAAATGGGACTTCATGAAGATAACGGAGAAGCACACCGGCTTTCGGTTTCTCCCCTATGGAGTCTTCAAGGGCAACGAGGCGATCGCCGTCATTCCGCTCTTCCGAAAGCAGACCCACGGGGTCAACATTCTCCTCTCCCCACCGCCTCTCCAGTCGGTGGTGCCGTACCTCGGGTTCGTCATGGGCCGCCGTTACGACACCGCCAAGCAGAGCAAAAAGGAGTCGATGCTCAAGTTGGTCGGTGACGACCTGGAGAACGAGTTTGCGGCCCTGGCTCCGAACTACCTCTCCATAATCCAGGTTCCGGGTTTCATCGATGTTCGACGGTTTCTCAGGGAGGGGTACCATGCCCGGCTCCATTTCACGTATCTGATCGCACTCGATCCGCCGCTCACCGAGATCTGGAACAGTTTCTCCTCCAATCTCCGCACCAAACTGCGAAAGGTCGAGAAGAACGGTTACCGCCTCGAGAAGAGCACCGATCTCTCGATCTTCTACTCCACGGTCTCAGAGCGGTTCAGCGATCCCGACATGAACATCCCGATGATCAGCCGCACCTACTTCGAGGAACTCTTCCGGGCATACCCCGACAACCTCGGGCTCTACTACCTCTACGACGACGAAGGCACCGTAACGGGCGTGCAGGCAACCCAGGAGTACAAGGCCTTCACTCTCTGGATGGGGGCCCCGAAGATGACCGCGATGCCCGGCAACGAGTTCCTGCAGTGGTTGCTTCTCCAGCAGGCAAAGGATGAGGGATATCGCCAGATGGAGAACGTCGGGGCGAACAACGAGAACCTGAACCTCTTCAAGTCCAAGTTCAACCCCTCGCTCACCCTCTTTCTGGAGATGAGCCGGGAAGACCTCATCGGCAGGGTTGCGCGATGGGCCTACAGCACCATCGCGAGCAAGGGTCCGGTGAAGCGCAAGGTCCTCTCCTGCCTCGAGTGACGGGCCGGGCCTCCTTACCGGCGTGTCTCTTCCCGGCCTTCGAACCCGACCAGCGCCGGCGACGGCGGTCGCGGGACAAGTTTCAGGGCATCGGATATCCTGTCGGTGATCGTAAGAGTGTTGCCGGTCCTCTCCCGGTACTCCCGTACAAGGTAAGCGGTGTGGTTGCGGTAGGTCCGGTCCCGGGTGATGAAGATCAGGTCTTCCTCGATACTGGCGAGCAGCGTCTCCCATATGAGCTCGTCGCCGATGGTATCCGTACCCACGCTTTTCGGGGGGTTGCCGAGGAGCTTGCGGCGGTGAGCCCGTGTGACGAGTTCGTCGGTCCGGCGAAGGACCCGCACGGCGGGGTCGCCGGAGAGGGCGTTGAACGCCCGGGCAACCGGATCGGCGGCGGGGCTTGCGATCATGCTCTCGATATCGCCGCAGAGAGCGCCGATAGCCCTGTCATATCCCTCAGCGGCGCGCTGCAGCGAAGCAGCATTCGGGTAGCCGCGGATGATGGAGGGCAGGCGGATCTCGCCTGCCTCCTGTCTCCGCACGTCGTCCGCGATCCGGTCGAGAACGCGCGACCGGTTGCGGAGGAACTCATCGATGATGATGTCGGGAACGACCAGGTGTTCGGCCAGCGCACCGACATCCGCAACAATCTCTTCCGGATCCTCGCCGGACTCGTAGAGTTCGAGGAAGAGATTCGTATCGATACATACGGCTGTCATACCATCGCCGGATGATGCCGCGCGGCGAGATAATGATTTCCGGAACCGGTGCCCCCGAAGAGTTGGGCGACACCCCAAACACATGGCGCCGACCGGAAATCTGGAAGATCCTCCTTCAATTTTACGGAATACCGGAATCAATGCCGAATCAAAATGCTTAAGGTTTATATCGACCACCACTCCATAAGTGGGTGGTGCATGTATCGAATTCTCGTAGTCGATGATGAACCGGGGCTTCTCGAGCAGAACCGGATCTACCTGGAGACGTCCGGCGACATGCGGGTCGAGACGACGTCGTCGTCGCTGCAGGCTCTCGATATGCTCTCGAAAGCCCCTTACGACGCCATCATCGCCGACTACGAGATGCCGGAGATGGACGGCATCACCCTCTTAAAGGAGGTCCGCAACAGGGGCCTCTCGATACCGTTCATCATCTTTTCCGGCCGCGGCCGCGAGGAGGTGATCATCGAGGCGCTCAACAACGGGGCGGATTTCTACCTCCAGAAAGGCGGCAACCCCTCCGCCCAGTTTGCCGAACTCCAGAACATGATCCTCCAGGCAGTCCGGAGGAAGCAGGCCGAAGAGGAGGTACAGCGGGCCGGAGACCTGTACCGGAGCGTCTTCGAGCATACCGGCTCCGCCACCATCATCATCGAGGGCGACATGACGATCTCCCTCGCAAACAACGAATTCGAACACCTTACCGGCTATTCCCGTGAGGAGATAGAATCAAAGGTTCCCTGGACGGTGTTCGTCGCCGCAGAAGACGTTGAACGGCTCAGAAACTATCACCGGGAACGGCGGACAGACCCCGGTTCGGCGCCGAGAACCTACGAGTTCCGGCTGGTCGACCGGCACGGCAGCCAGAAAGACCTGCACATGACGATAGGGATCATCCCCGGGACGGATCGCTCCGTTGCATCGATGATCGATGTCACCGACCGGAAACGGTTCGAGGAAGAGCTGAGCGCGGCGCACGAGGAGATGATCGCGGCGTTCGAGGAGGCGAAAGCGAGCCAGGAGTCGCTCGAGGCGCAGTGCCGCGAAATGGAGGATTACCAGGCAAACCTCCGGGGCATCATAGATTTTCTTCCCGACCCGACGTTCGTGCTCGACCGCACGGGGAAGGTCATCATCTGGAACCGGGCAATCGAAGAGTTGACCGGGGTCAAGAAAAACCGGATCATCGGATCGGGGCCGGAAGCCGTCTGCAAGACGATGCCCGGACTGCAGTCCCCACTGGTAGCGGAAAGCGTCCTCTCTCGGGGGGGCGTCGAGAGCGTCACCCAGGAGGTTCGTATCACTTCGCCCCGCACGGGGGAGGTGGCCTGCCTCTGGGCGAAAGCATCGCCGCTTTACGACGCGCAGGGGCGGCTCTCCGGAGCAATCGAGTCGTTGCGGGACATCACCGATTCGAAACGGATGGAAACGCAGATCCAGCACCGGATTGACCTCGAACAGGTGGTGAGTTCGATCTCCACGAAGTTCATCGGCCTCGACCCGGCGGACCTCGAAGACGCCCTCGAAGAGATGCTCCAGGCGCTCGGGTCGTTCCTCGACGTCGACCGGAGTTACATCTTCCGCTTCTCCGCCGACCTCACCCGCGTGGAGGACACCCATGAGTGGTGCGCGGAGGGGATCGAGGCGCAGATCGATGTGCTGCAGGATCTTCCCGCCGATGTGATCTCCTGGGGACTGGAGCAGATCAGGGCGCAAAACACGATCTGCATCCCCGATATCGCCGGTCTACCACAGGAGGCAGCGGCGGTGCGCGACTTCTTCCAGGGGTATGGGGTCCGGTCGCTCATCCTGGTGCCGATCGCGACCATCGATGAAAACCTCGGGACAATCGGGTTTGAGACCACCAGGAAGATACGAACCTGGTCGGACGAGGACGTCACGCTGCTTGAGATCGTCGGCAACCTCTTTGCCGACCTCTTCTCCCGGATTCGTGTGCAGGAACGGCTCCGCACGAGCGAGGAGCGGTTCAGGAGCCTCGTGGAGCGGTCGCACGACTGCTACATCCGTGCAACCACGGCGCCGCAGGCGATCGAGTACATCAGCCCCTCGTGCGAGAGCCTGATCGGGTACACCCGGGAGGAGATCCTGGGCAATCCGAATTTCATCAGGCGGTTGATCCACCCCGAAGACCGGAAGACGTTCTTCGCTCTGCTCCAGGAACGGGACGCGACGGCCCGCCAGCCGTATGTCTTCCGGGTGCGCCGGAAAGACGAGCGCTACATCTGGGTTGAGGCCTGCACGATCCCCGTCTACGGAAACGACGGACGGGCGGTTGCAATCGATTACGCGATCCACGACATCGACGCCTGGAAACAGACCGAGGCGGCGCTCATCCAGGCCAACAAGAAACTCACCCTGATGAACAGCATCGTGCGGCACGATATCCTGAACCAGGTCACGGTGGTGCTCGGACATATCGCCCTCCTCCGGGAACAGCCGCTCGATCCGACCGTCGCCGACGCCCTCGGGAAGCAGCAGGCCGCCGTCGAGATAATACAGTCGCAGATCGGGTTCACGCGGGATTACCAGGATCTCGGTGTCCGGGCACCCCGGTGGTTCCCCGTCGAGCCCCTGGTCACGGGCGCCTCGAAAGCCCTTCGGCCGATCGGTATCCGGATCTCCACCGATCTCGACGGGCTCTCCGTCTACGCCGACCCGCTCCTCTCCTCCGTCTTCTTCAACCTCCTGGAGAACGCCGGCCGGCACGGGAAGACCGTGACCGAGATCCGGGTCACGGCCATGCCGGACGGCGGCGGAGCCCGGATTGTCTGGGAGGACAACGGCGTCGGCGTCCCCAGAGAGCATAAGGAGAGGATATTCGAGCGGGGCTTCGGGAGCCACACGGGACTCGGGCTCTTCCTGGTGAAAGAAGTTCTCTCGATCACCGGGATCGCCATCCGGGAGACCGGTGAGCCCGGGAAAGGAGCCCGGTTCGAGATTGTGGTCCCGGAGGGCAACGTCCGGTACGGGTGACAAACTGCCCAAAAAAAGACGGCCGGCAGGGGTTCGCCCTACCGCCTCCCGTACTTCCTGAACATATACCAGAGCCCTGCACCGATCCCGGCCATCACCAGGATGCCGAGCACCGCAACGTAGGACTGTTCCTTCACCACGACCCGGTACTCGTCTTCTTCTTCGTCCTGGTCGCATTTTGCCAGCGCGACGACCTTGTATTCGCCGGCGACGATATCGGCCGGCGGGATCACCGTCACCTGCACCGTCGCCCGCTCGCCGGCTTCAAGGCTCGCGACCGACGCCGGGTCGACGGTCACCCGCCACCCTTCCGGTGCGCTCATGTTGATCCCGATGTTCGTCAGCGCTCCTCCGACGCCGGCGTTCGTAACGGTCATGTCGAACGTGAGGGTGTCGCCGCGGTTGATCTCGTGGCGGTAGCTCTTCGTGTAGGTCCGCAGATCGTACGACCCCCGGAGCCGGAGCGTCAGGTTCTCCTCGTACTCCCGGGCGGAGGACCCGATCACCGCCGTGAGGTTGTACTCGCCGACACCCACCGAGTAGGGCGGGATGAGATCGAGGTAGAGGGTCTTCTCCTCGCCGGACGGGACGTAGATCTCCGAGACCTCTTCGGTGGCGGTGCTGCTCTCCTTGAACCGGGCATACCACTGCTCGGGAAGGCCCTGGACGGAGAGGGAGTAGGTATCGTCGTTTCTGCCCGCGTTCTTCAGGGTCATCTCGTACTGCGGATTGGTGCCGATCGCCGCTATCCGGGACGGGGACTTTACCCGGATCTCGGCAAAGAAGTTCTCTTTCTCGAGCGGCACGATCCCGAGGTCGACCGTCTGGCCGATCCGGATATCGACGCCTTTCTTCTCCCACGGCCGGTATCCGGGCCGGGTGACCTTTGCGGTGTAGGTGCCCATCGGGGCGCCGATGCTCACTTTGCCTTCGGCGGTCGCAAGCATCCCCTCGATGCGGGTATCACGGTCATAGAGACCGACGTCGGCACCCTTGACCACGTTACCCTCCTTATCCACCACAGTGGCCTCGAGGGTTCCCGTTTCGCCACTGTGCGTCTTCGTGACCTGGATGTAGACCCAGATCGTGCCTTCACCGATACCCACCCGGATGGGGTATTCCCCCACAGCGGCATGGCCGGAGGTCTCGGCCACCAGGCGGACGGTCTTCGTCTCGCCGGCCGGGATCAGCATCCGGTAGACCTCGCGGTCGTCGGATTCGAACCGGATCTTCCAGTTGTCGGTGCCCCGGTAAGTCCAGTAGTTGAGGAGGCACGTCCCGGTATCTCCCCGGTTCGTGACCGCGAGATCGAAGACGGCGGTATCGCCCGCCTCGATCACCTCACCGGGGAAGTCGCACCGGATCTCCGTCTGCATCGTCCCGCCCTGTGCGGCCGAAACCCCCGGGGCGGCCGACGCGGCGAGAAGGAGCGCGAGGAGGATACATATAGATGATCTTCTGCCGGCCATCTCCTCACCTGATATCCATCCGCATGAACTTCACGTAGGTCGCTGCGAAGAAGGCCGACGGGAAGACGATGAGCGCGGCGATGTTCATCCAGACCTTGCCAAGGGCACCGGCAAGGCCGGGCTTCTCCTCGGGTGCCGTGTCGTAAGGCGACGCGATCATCGAGGAAAGCTGTGGATTCGTCACCGCGATCGCGACGGTGTAGTAGTTCGTCTGCGGCGAGAGGAGGTTCGAGATATCGCTGATGAATCTCTGTTTCTCGATGTAAGTCTTCATTTCTTCTTCATATGCCTTCCACTCCGGGTCCTCGGCTCCACTGTATACCACGCTCTGCGAGACGCTGGTGCTGGAGTATCCCCCGATGCTCGCGACATGAACCACCTCTTTCTGCATGGGTACTTCAGGCGGCTCGGGGGGGTCGCCCGCGAAAGCATTAGCGGCCATCGCCCCGAACATGGGAAGGAGCGAGGAGACGGCGAAGAAGATCACCAGGGTGTAGATCAGCGCGTTCCCGCTCTCTTTTGCAGCCGTCGACATCATGAGCGCGACGGCGAAGTAGGCAAGCAGGAATCCGAGCGAGACCGCCCCGAAGATCAGGATGCCAGCAAACTCCTCCAACGTCGGGACAACCGAGAAGATGAGGAGCAGGGCAAGGGCGATGGCAAGCGCAAGCGCCATGGCGAACCCGAGCGCGCCGACGCCCCCGAGCGCCTTGCCGTTGATGATCTCGTCGCGGTAGACCGGGTGCGAGAGGAGCGACTTCAGCGACCGGGTCTCTTTCTCCTTCGAGACCAGGTCGAATCCTATCGCAATGGCAAGGATGCCGCCGAGCATCGTCATGTAACTCATCATGGAGATGAAGACGTACATGATCGAGGGCTTCTGGGGCATCCAGCTCCTGTACGGGTCGTCGAACTCCTCCATCTGCCGGAGTTGCTCGGTATACGCCTCCAGGCTGTTGTTGTAGTTCTCGATACCATCGTAGATGCTGATCGTCGATATCACGAGGAGCAGGCCGAGGATGATGGCAAAGCGCCTGCTGGTGATGTGATCAACGAACTCTTTCCTTGCTACGTTGAGCAATCGGTCAAGTGCCATCGTCTACCTCCGGTAGGCCGCCATGAAGACGTCCTCTATCTCAGGCTCCTCAAGACGCATCTCCCGGACGTGCAGCCCCTGCTCGAAGAGAGTCGCGGAGAGCCGGTCCCGGATATCGGCCTTCGCCCGGACGACCGCACGGTTTCCGTTCCTCTCGATATCGATGACCGCGGGGTCGTCGATCGCCGGCAGGCGCTCCCTGGTCTCGACGACGATCCGGACGGCATCGCCGTCTGCAGGTGCCAGCGCCCGGGCGACCTCTTCGAGCGTCCCCTGCGCGGCAAGTTTTCCTTTCGCGAGGAGCCCCACCGTCCGGCAGACCTCCCGGACCTCGGAGAGGATGTGGGAGGAGACGAAGATCGTCTTCCCTTCGCCGGCGAGGTGGGTGACGAGTTCCCGGTACTCCCGGACGCCCTCGGGGTCGAGGTTTGCCGTCGGTTCGTCGAGGAAGAGCACTTTAGGATCGTTGATCAGCGCCTGGGCGAGCCCGAGCCGCTGCTTCATGCCGCGGGAGTACTCTCCTGCCTTCTGGGCGACGCCGTCGAGATGGACGAGTTCGAGCAGTTCTGCGATCCGCTCCTTTCTCTCCTTCGCGTCCATCCCGTAGAACCGTGCGAAATAATCCAGGTTCTGCTCGCCGGTCATGTTCCCGTAGAACCCGACGTCTTCGGGGAGGTAGCCGATGATCTTCTTCACGTTCAGCGGGTCTTTTGCGACCTCGATCCCGTCGACGAAGCACCGTCCGCCGGTGGGCTCGATCATACCGGTGAGCATCAGGATCGTCGTGCTCTTTCCCGCTCCGTTCGGGCCGAGGAAACCGAATATCTCGCCTTCCCCGACCACGAGGTCCAGGCCGTCGACGGCTGTTTTTCCATTATATACCTTCGTGAGGTTCTCCGTTCGTATCATTTTACACTCCCGCCAGGGCCGTTTTGGCGGCGTCCTACTGCAGACTACGACACCCTCTTATTAACGTTTTCTGTGACAATCGTCTACACTTCAAAGAGGGATCATGATTCCAGTCTCTAAGGTGTCACGGTTATCCCGGCAGAGCCCTGAGATGCGCCGTGAATCGGGCGCCGGACTGCGTATCGGCCCTCGCGCGGTTCCGTCGTAAGTCCTGCAGCGACGTCCCCGAGGATACGAGCCATGCTCGTTCCTCGATTTGGCGTTCGGCGACAGAGTATAGGGAGGATTGGGAGATAAGGCGATGGTAAACTACGAAAAAAATCGAACCTACCAAAGGCAGGTATTCGGGCACCGGCAGGGCCAGGAACTTCGATACCGGGTAGCCACAGCCGTTCGACCGCCCTTCTTCTTCAAGACCCTCGGAGCCGGGCCGCAATGCAAAAACCTTTTCTTCCGCCGGCCTGAAGGTTCTCCTGATTGCTATGAGAAGGTTATTCGGTGTGGTCGTTGTGCTCCTTGTCCTGGTGCTCGCGGCAGGGTGCATGACCTCCCAGCCTCCGGCAGGCTACGTGACGATCCGGAGCGTCGATATCGGCATCCCGGACGGCCAGCCGCCGTCGAACGTCACCCGGGTCACGGCGGTCCCGTACCTCGACGCAGTCTACGACGACGTCGACGGCGTCGACCTGCAGGTCATTGCAAAAGAGGCCGGGACGGATATCGTCGTCGAGGAGACGGTTCTCTCCATCGGCACCCTGACATCGGGGAAGACCGCGAAGGAGGAGGTTACGCTCACGCTCGAGAACGACCGGGGTTACGACATCTGGGTGACGATCTGGCAGGACGGGCGTATGCGGGAGTCGGGTTCGGTGAACGTCTTCCTCCCCGACAGGACGGTCGCCACGCAACGACTGGCCTACTCGCTCCTCACCGTCTCCGCGATCGACGTCATGACCCCCGAGATCGACGCCGACCCGATCACGCTCGACATCATCACCGGGATCGCGAACAGCGGCGGTTCGTCCGGGAACCTCGTGATGGAGATCCGGGCGGTCAACCTCCAGACGGGGATCACGGCCGTCCG comes from the Methanoculleus marisnigri JR1 genome and includes:
- a CDS encoding molybdenum cofactor biosynthesis protein MoaE produces the protein MIGVTGDDFDVNAVIDRVRKPDMGALVTFLGTVRDDGGTEVMELEAYEEVAVRELETIRDEAFARYPIAAVEVIHRVGRLRVGENILLIVVGAGHRKEAFDACEYILERIKESVPIWKKEIGEGGERWVPGESHGGDA
- a CDS encoding ubiquitin-like small modifier protein 1; amino-acid sequence: MQVRVRTFARLREAIGGDLTLEVPEGATMSRLLAVVAETSEQAGEALFEESGELRGYVILMHNGRRVRRAEAMTLALADGDEVALFPPVAGG
- a CDS encoding HesA/MoeB/ThiF family protein, translating into MLTDRERERYRRQVALFGEEAQERLANARVVIVGAGGLGCPVALYLAAAGIGEIRLVDGDVVDRTNLNRQVLHTERDVGRAKVESAAEKIRAQNPEIAVAATRATLDEGNAARLAGGADLIVDATDNFAARYILNRVALRNSVPLVHGAVRGFDGQATTIIPGKTACLECIFPVAPPGEDVIPVVGTTPGIIGLVQANEAIKYITGTGDLLAGRLLVWDGRAATTAILPVERQDDCRACGNGRC
- a CDS encoding GNAT family N-acetyltransferase, producing the protein MTIGLIDDGDAWDRFVDESASGRLFHKWDFMKITEKHTGFRFLPYGVFKGNEAIAVIPLFRKQTHGVNILLSPPPLQSVVPYLGFVMGRRYDTAKQSKKESMLKLVGDDLENEFAALAPNYLSIIQVPGFIDVRRFLREGYHARLHFTYLIALDPPLTEIWNSFSSNLRTKLRKVEKNGYRLEKSTDLSIFYSTVSERFSDPDMNIPMISRTYFEELFRAYPDNLGLYYLYDDEGTVTGVQATQEYKAFTLWMGAPKMTAMPGNEFLQWLLLQQAKDEGYRQMENVGANNENLNLFKSKFNPSLTLFLEMSREDLIGRVARWAYSTIASKGPVKRKVLSCLE
- a CDS encoding PIN domain-containing protein, whose amino-acid sequence is MTAVCIDTNLFLELYESGEDPEEIVADVGALAEHLVVPDIIIDEFLRNRSRVLDRIADDVRRQEAGEIRLPSIIRGYPNAASLQRAAEGYDRAIGALCGDIESMIASPAADPVARAFNALSGDPAVRVLRRTDELVTRAHRRKLLGNPPKSVGTDTIGDELIWETLLASIEEDLIFITRDRTYRNHTAYLVREYRERTGNTLTITDRISDALKLVPRPPSPALVGFEGREETRR
- a CDS encoding PAS domain S-box protein codes for the protein MYRILVVDDEPGLLEQNRIYLETSGDMRVETTSSSLQALDMLSKAPYDAIIADYEMPEMDGITLLKEVRNRGLSIPFIIFSGRGREEVIIEALNNGADFYLQKGGNPSAQFAELQNMILQAVRRKQAEEEVQRAGDLYRSVFEHTGSATIIIEGDMTISLANNEFEHLTGYSREEIESKVPWTVFVAAEDVERLRNYHRERRTDPGSAPRTYEFRLVDRHGSQKDLHMTIGIIPGTDRSVASMIDVTDRKRFEEELSAAHEEMIAAFEEAKASQESLEAQCREMEDYQANLRGIIDFLPDPTFVLDRTGKVIIWNRAIEELTGVKKNRIIGSGPEAVCKTMPGLQSPLVAESVLSRGGVESVTQEVRITSPRTGEVACLWAKASPLYDAQGRLSGAIESLRDITDSKRMETQIQHRIDLEQVVSSISTKFIGLDPADLEDALEEMLQALGSFLDVDRSYIFRFSADLTRVEDTHEWCAEGIEAQIDVLQDLPADVISWGLEQIRAQNTICIPDIAGLPQEAAAVRDFFQGYGVRSLILVPIATIDENLGTIGFETTRKIRTWSDEDVTLLEIVGNLFADLFSRIRVQERLRTSEERFRSLVERSHDCYIRATTAPQAIEYISPSCESLIGYTREEILGNPNFIRRLIHPEDRKTFFALLQERDATARQPYVFRVRRKDERYIWVEACTIPVYGNDGRAVAIDYAIHDIDAWKQTEAALIQANKKLTLMNSIVRHDILNQVTVVLGHIALLREQPLDPTVADALGKQQAAVEIIQSQIGFTRDYQDLGVRAPRWFPVEPLVTGASKALRPIGIRISTDLDGLSVYADPLLSSVFFNLLENAGRHGKTVTEIRVTAMPDGGGARIVWEDNGVGVPREHKERIFERGFGSHTGLGLFLVKEVLSITGIAIRETGEPGKGARFEIVVPEGNVRYG
- a CDS encoding NEW3 domain-containing protein yields the protein MAGRRSSICILLALLLAASAAPGVSAAQGGTMQTEIRCDFPGEVIEAGDTAVFDLAVTNRGDTGTCLLNYWTYRGTDNWKIRFESDDREVYRMLIPAGETKTVRLVAETSGHAAVGEYPIRVGIGEGTIWVYIQVTKTHSGETGTLEATVVDKEGNVVKGADVGLYDRDTRIEGMLATAEGKVSIGAPMGTYTAKVTRPGYRPWEKKGVDIRIGQTVDLGIVPLEKENFFAEIRVKSPSRIAAIGTNPQYEMTLKNAGRNDDTYSLSVQGLPEQWYARFKESSTATEEVSEIYVPSGEEKTLYLDLIPPYSVGVGEYNLTAVIGSSAREYEENLTLRLRGSYDLRTYTKSYRHEINRGDTLTFDMTVTNAGVGGALTNIGINMSAPEGWRVTVDPASVASLEAGERATVQVTVIPPADIVAGEYKVVALAKCDQDEEEDEYRVVVKEQSYVAVLGILVMAGIGAGLWYMFRKYGRR
- a CDS encoding ABC transporter permease, which produces MALDRLLNVARKEFVDHITSRRFAIILGLLLVISTISIYDGIENYNNSLEAYTEQLRQMEEFDDPYRSWMPQKPSIMYVFISMMSYMTMLGGILAIAIGFDLVSKEKETRSLKSLLSHPVYRDEIINGKALGGVGALGFAMALALAIALALLLIFSVVPTLEEFAGILIFGAVSLGFLLAYFAVALMMSTAAKESGNALIYTLVIFFAVSSLLPMFGAMAANAFAGDPPEPPEVPMQKEVVHVASIGGYSSTSVSQSVVYSGAEDPEWKAYEEEMKTYIEKQRFISDISNLLSPQTNYYTVAIAVTNPQLSSMIASPYDTAPEEKPGLAGALGKVWMNIAALIVFPSAFFAATYVKFMRMDIR
- a CDS encoding ABC transporter ATP-binding protein, with amino-acid sequence MIRTENLTKVYNGKTAVDGLDLVVGEGEIFGFLGPNGAGKSTTILMLTGMIEPTGGRCFVDGIEVAKDPLNVKKIIGYLPEDVGFYGNMTGEQNLDYFARFYGMDAKERKERIAELLELVHLDGVAQKAGEYSRGMKQRLGLAQALINDPKVLFLDEPTANLDPEGVREYRELVTHLAGEGKTIFVSSHILSEVREVCRTVGLLAKGKLAAQGTLEEVARALAPADGDAVRIVVETRERLPAIDDPAVIDIERNGNRAVVRAKADIRDRLSATLFEQGLHVREMRLEEPEIEDVFMAAYRR
- a CDS encoding DUF7490 domain-containing protein translates to MVVVLLVLVLAAGCMTSQPPAGYVTIRSVDIGIPDGQPPSNVTRVTAVPYLDAVYDDVDGVDLQVIAKEAGTDIVVEETVLSIGTLTSGKTAKEEVTLTLENDRGYDIWVTIWQDGRMRESGSVNVFLPDRTVATQRLAYSLLTVSAIDVMTPEIDADPITLDIITGIANSGGSSGNLVMEIRAVNLQTGITAVRESRPLGTIPGDLGVEKRVSITVPNGYDYEIRIRLVEDGAAFATSTGRITLAPQPRVILADGTVLDTAKSTSPTALTFPTPAPTPMTPSSAQVGQFRVQSSGAPTPTYAPGFEAALAAAGLLGAGIAVLARRRR